Below is a window of Nitrospiria bacterium DNA.
AATAAGGGAATGGATATGTTTCCTGGGCCAATCAGAAATGTGAAAAAGACCTTTTTTAAAACAGGTTCCCATTCCCTTGTTTTTTTATCGGTGGGTGTGTTTCTTTTTATTCTTTTTCTGTTTAATTTATCTATGGCCTTTAAAACCACTGAACCCAAGGGGGTCCTGGTAGTCCAACAAAAGGCCCAAACCTCAGAGGGGTCCAAGCAGGGTTCCTCCCGATCATCTTTGGGAGGTATAGATCTTTCTAAGGAAGAAGCGGATCGAAGGCTCCTCATTGAAAAATTTAAAAATCTGGATCCGGCTATGGCCATCTATTTAGATAGCCAGGGTCAAATGGCGGGAACCGGAAATCCAACCGATTTTATTGGGGAAGCGGAGCGTGCGGGAATGGCAACACACCCCATTGCCCTTGAGGCTGCGGACCTCCCAACAGACCGGTATGGACTGGTAGATTGGGTTGAAGGTTCTCGGATGGGTAAAATTAATCCCAGGGATTCCTTAGATCCCAATATTCCCCCCACCGAACCTTTAGATCTCGATGTGGTCATCGAAACCAAAAGCCGCTTTCAACCCAGGGTGGTATTCTCCCACAAGGTGCACACCTTTTGGTTAAGTTGTGATAATTGTCATCCGTCTATCTTTAAACAGGAGGCAGGAGGGAATCCTGAAATGACCATGCCCAAGATCGCTTCGGGAGAATTTTGTGGGCGGTGTCACAATCGGGTTTCTTTTCCTTTAACCGATTGTCTTCGCTGTCATACCAAACCCAAAGAAGAAACCACTGCAGGGCCGGGTTTGGAGGCAACCACCCCCCTTCGATAAAAACAATTTTTTAACCATCCAGAACAAAATTCCAACCGGGAGCACCTTTTTTTCTGGTTGTTTTTGGGGACCGATTTTGGTGGTTCCAAAAAAATAAAATCCTCTTGACGATTTAATTGGGTGTGGCTACACTGGACCTCGTGGCTCTTTATTCCCGTCAAAAAAAATATTTTGAGGAGGCTTACAAAACCGGTGAACACGGTTGGCCGGTTGAGGAACCCTCTCCTTTTGTCATTGATTTTCTTCGTAAGGTTAGCCTTCCGGGAAAACATTTGCGGGTTCTTGATTTAGGGTGCGGAGAAGGACGGCATACCTTTCTCTTTGCCCAAAAAGGTTGGAGAACCGTTGGGGTAGATTATCAACCTCTGGCATTAGAAAGAGCGAATAAAATTGCAAAACAAAAAAACATAAGGCCCGGGTTTAGTTTTGTCTTGGGGGACCTTTCTCACCTTCCTTTTCGCTTTCAATCCTTTGATGCTTTAGTTGATTTCGGTGTGCTTCATCATGTCCCCAGAAGAGATACTCCTCACTACCTGAAAACAGTGATTTCCTTACTAAAATCTAATGGATTTTTTCTGTTGTCCTGTTTTTCGGTGAAGTTTAAGCATTTCCCTGGTGAAAAACGGAAAAGAAATTGGTTGATTCATCGGGGGCATTATGATCGATTTTTTAAAAAAACCGATTTTTCCAAAATATTTGGTAATTTTTTTAGTATTTTGGACATTGAAGAAGAGCGACAGGGATCCTATTCTTTTTACAACGTTTTATTAAGAAAGCGTGATCATGCCTGATATAGCCTTTTTGAATGAAAAATTTTTACCCCTGGATAGGGCCATGGTTTCAGTTGAGGATCGGGGTTTTCAGTTTGGTGATGGGGTTTATGAGCTGATTCGGGCCTATGGGGGGCGGCTTTTTCATGTGGAAAACCACATCAGAAGGCTGTTGCAAAGTCTGGACTCCATTCAATTGCCTGGGGTTTACCCCATGGATCAATGGAGATCGATTTTAGAAATGGCCTTGGAAAAAAGCGGGTACACGGAGGCAAAAATTTATCTTCAGGTTACACGGGGTGTTTCCCCCCGGCAACACCCTTTCCCTGAAAAGGTGATCCCAACGGTGGTAGTAACGGTCCGAAAAATGGATATTTTCCCTGAGGATTACCAAAAAGAGGGCGTTTCGGTGATTACCATGCCTGATTTAAGGTGGGCCCGTTGCGATGTCAAATCTATTAACCTTCTTCCAAATATTCTGGCTAAACAGAAAGCTAAGGAAGAAGGTGCCCTGGAGGCCCTTTTTATCAGAGATGGTCAGGTGCAGGAAGGGGCAGGAAGCAATGTTTTTTCTCTTAAAGGAGATCGGCTGATTACGCCCGCTGAAGGGAATCGGATTCTTTCAGGAGTAACAAGGGGAGCCCTCATTGGTTTGGCGAAAGCGATGGGTCTGCAGGTTTTTGAGGAAGATCTTGAATTGAATGCGTTATATTCATCGGATGAAGTGTTATTGACCGCTACCTCCATGGAGATTTTGCCAGTTGTACGGATTGATAAAAAAGTGATAGGATCAGGGAAACCCGGACCGATCCAAAAAAAACTTTATCAAGATTTTTTAAATGGGCTATCTCGGTATAAAAAAGGTTCATGAGAGGGAAAAGGACCCCCCCAAAAAGGCCTTCTAAACCGAATGGACATCGATCCAGGACCTTTATTAGGAAGGACATTTCACCTTGCATTTTTTATATAGATATGCTATAAAAAACCCCAATCTGTCTACTTGGTAAAGTGGGCTTGCGGTATTGCCCGCTTTTTTTATTTAAATTCCTAAATCACCGTGACAGTAGAATTACCCAATGAACAATTACAAAGGTTTGTAAAGCCCATTCTGCAATCTCTCGGTTTTGAGTTGATTGATTTGGAGTATTTTGGGCATGGATCAAAGGGTATATTACGGGTTTTTATTGAGAAAGAGGGCGGAATCACCCTTGAGGATTGTGCCAAGGCAAGCCGTTATATCAGCCACGCGTTGGATGTAGAGGATCCTATTGCCCATTCCTATCACTTGGAGGTTTCCTCTCCTGGTTTAGACCGTCCTTTAAAAAAGCTGGAAGAGTTTGACCGGTTCCAGGGAAGAAAAGTCAAAATAAAATTGCATCAACCTAAAGGAGGACAGAAGGTTTTAAGAGGGGAATTAAAGGACCGGTTGGGTGAAACTATTTTTATTGTTGTCGAAGATGGAAAAGAAATTGAAATTCCTTTTCGTGACATTTTTTCCGCAAGATTACAGTTGAATTTTTAATTGAAATAAAATATTTGGGTTAAACATTAAATTTAATATTGAAAAATTTTGGGGTAGGGGATGAATAGGGAACTTCTTGCAGTCATAGAACAGATTGGTAGAGAAAAGGGAATTGAGAGCGAAAAAATTATCAGTGCTGTAGAATCTGCCTTGGTGACCGCTGCGAAAAAAAAATATGGTGCCTCTGAAAACGTGCAGGTTCATTTGGATCCAAAAACAGGGGAAATAGAAGTAATATCCCTAAAAACCATTGTTGAAAAGGTGGTGAATCCAAAGGAGGAGGTTTCATTGGCGGAGGCTCAAAAAGTGGACGCCGATGCGGAGATTGGCGATGAAATTGGCGCGATGATTGAAATGGAGGATTTTGGTCGTATTGCCGCGCAAACGGCAAAACAGGTTATTTTTCAGAGAGTTAGGGAGGCAGAATGGGAAGTGGTCTACCGGGATTATTC
It encodes the following:
- the rimP gene encoding ribosome maturation factor RimP, which gives rise to MTVELPNEQLQRFVKPILQSLGFELIDLEYFGHGSKGILRVFIEKEGGITLEDCAKASRYISHALDVEDPIAHSYHLEVSSPGLDRPLKKLEEFDRFQGRKVKIKLHQPKGGQKVLRGELKDRLGETIFIVVEDGKEIEIPFRDIFSARLQLNF
- a CDS encoding class I SAM-dependent methyltransferase, encoding MATLDLVALYSRQKKYFEEAYKTGEHGWPVEEPSPFVIDFLRKVSLPGKHLRVLDLGCGEGRHTFLFAQKGWRTVGVDYQPLALERANKIAKQKNIRPGFSFVLGDLSHLPFRFQSFDALVDFGVLHHVPRRDTPHYLKTVISLLKSNGFFLLSCFSVKFKHFPGEKRKRNWLIHRGHYDRFFKKTDFSKIFGNFFSILDIEEERQGSYSFYNVLLRKRDHA
- the dat gene encoding D-amino-acid transaminase is translated as MPDIAFLNEKFLPLDRAMVSVEDRGFQFGDGVYELIRAYGGRLFHVENHIRRLLQSLDSIQLPGVYPMDQWRSILEMALEKSGYTEAKIYLQVTRGVSPRQHPFPEKVIPTVVVTVRKMDIFPEDYQKEGVSVITMPDLRWARCDVKSINLLPNILAKQKAKEEGALEALFIRDGQVQEGAGSNVFSLKGDRLITPAEGNRILSGVTRGALIGLAKAMGLQVFEEDLELNALYSSDEVLLTATSMEILPVVRIDKKVIGSGKPGPIQKKLYQDFLNGLSRYKKGS
- a CDS encoding c(7)-type cytochrome triheme domain-containing protein, with translation MFPGPIRNVKKTFFKTGSHSLVFLSVGVFLFILFLFNLSMAFKTTEPKGVLVVQQKAQTSEGSKQGSSRSSLGGIDLSKEEADRRLLIEKFKNLDPAMAIYLDSQGQMAGTGNPTDFIGEAERAGMATHPIALEAADLPTDRYGLVDWVEGSRMGKINPRDSLDPNIPPTEPLDLDVVIETKSRFQPRVVFSHKVHTFWLSCDNCHPSIFKQEAGGNPEMTMPKIASGEFCGRCHNRVSFPLTDCLRCHTKPKEETTAGPGLEATTPLR